Proteins co-encoded in one Granulicella cerasi genomic window:
- a CDS encoding ImmA/IrrE family metallo-endopeptidase yields the protein MPDRRDIILEATLEAERLHKQLGTKRRLQEASGAIDVFGTIVHSDVALLFKRLDGLLGAFMQKPSPGIIITTERPLAIQRFTAAHELGHWYLKHSASLDDESILHRSPYVDNAYDNMELAADTFAASFLMPEWAVNYHAERQGWNWQTLANPVTTYQLSLRLGVSYEACARVLRRNGLVDQTTLNGLLNVQPKQIKQRLLEGHSVANWYPNIWRLTEKDQGTTIVGEPNDVFIVRLKENSGAGYLWNLDQVREAGFHIVADERKPMDLPGEVGGPVTRVLTAQSEEPITGAIHATESRPWNPSDQTMSFSFTYDLRGKEHGLPRALRGLFEAA from the coding sequence ATGCCGGATAGACGCGACATCATTCTTGAAGCCACGCTGGAGGCCGAGCGGCTACACAAGCAGCTTGGCACAAAGCGCCGACTTCAGGAAGCTTCTGGGGCAATTGACGTGTTCGGAACGATCGTTCACAGCGATGTCGCCCTTCTTTTCAAACGACTGGATGGGCTTCTGGGAGCATTCATGCAGAAGCCCAGTCCAGGCATCATCATTACGACTGAGCGCCCCCTCGCCATCCAACGCTTTACCGCCGCACACGAACTCGGCCATTGGTACCTCAAGCATTCCGCCAGCCTGGACGACGAAAGCATTTTGCACCGTTCGCCATACGTCGACAACGCATACGACAATATGGAACTCGCAGCCGACACGTTCGCGGCGTCCTTCCTGATGCCCGAATGGGCCGTCAACTATCACGCGGAACGACAGGGATGGAACTGGCAAACCCTGGCTAATCCCGTCACCACCTACCAACTCTCGTTGCGTCTGGGTGTCAGCTATGAAGCCTGCGCCCGTGTGCTCCGCAGAAACGGTTTGGTCGATCAGACCACGTTGAACGGCCTTCTGAATGTTCAGCCCAAGCAGATCAAACAACGTCTGCTGGAAGGACACAGTGTGGCGAATTGGTACCCGAATATCTGGCGCCTTACTGAGAAAGATCAAGGCACAACCATCGTTGGGGAACCGAATGACGTCTTCATCGTGAGACTCAAGGAAAACAGTGGTGCAGGATATCTTTGGAATCTCGATCAGGTGCGGGAAGCAGGTTTCCACATCGTGGCGGATGAACGAAAGCCCATGGACTTGCCGGGAGAGGTAGGGGGGCCAGTAACGCGAGTGCTTACGGCTCAATCTGAGGAGCCCATCACGGGTGCCATCCACGCGACGGAGAGCCGACCTTGGAACCCCTCAGATCAAACCATGAGCTTCTCGTTTACCTATGATTTGCGCGGAAAAGAGCATGGCCTTCCTCGTGCTCTTCGAGGACTCTTCGAAGCGGCATGA
- a CDS encoding helix-turn-helix domain-containing protein, with protein sequence MPNSDLDRVRLGELLRQAREYVELSQEEVGKKLDLPRTAISMIESGQRRVDALELKRFAEIYQRPVSYFTGDHDVAASLPQDVEHLARRASSLSETDRAELARFAEFLSSRSQAKVRNAG encoded by the coding sequence ATGCCCAACTCTGATCTCGACCGCGTACGTCTCGGAGAGCTCCTCCGGCAAGCTAGAGAGTACGTGGAGCTTTCCCAAGAAGAAGTAGGTAAGAAGCTTGACCTGCCTCGGACAGCTATCTCGATGATCGAATCTGGACAGCGTCGCGTGGACGCCTTGGAACTGAAGAGGTTTGCAGAGATTTATCAAAGACCCGTTAGTTACTTCACCGGAGATCACGATGTGGCAGCCTCGCTGCCACAGGACGTCGAGCATCTGGCCCGCCGGGCCTCAAGTCTTTCAGAAACGGACCGTGCCGAACTAGCCCGCTTTGCGGAGTTCCTTAGTTCACGGTCTCAAGCGAAGGTGAGAAATGCCGGATAG
- a CDS encoding dTMP kinase, with translation MADANSGKLLVFEGGDGIGKSHLAKELSRFLLGSGIPVTQLSFPGRREGSLGNLVYSVHHRPAEFGIQTMTTLGLQALHIAAHLDEIASIILPALNSGVWVVLDRFWWSTWVYGVHGGADRSCLGLLIEAEKQAWGNVRPAAIFVVERQSALREEHTQQEFESLASLYAEIRTREEHNQPTFVIDNNELQASVAKLVQIAATFLQ, from the coding sequence ATGGCAGACGCGAACTCCGGCAAACTTCTCGTCTTCGAAGGCGGCGACGGCATCGGCAAGTCACACTTAGCAAAAGAGTTATCGAGGTTCTTGCTCGGCTCGGGAATTCCCGTTACGCAACTGTCCTTTCCAGGGCGTCGGGAGGGATCGCTCGGCAACCTCGTGTACTCCGTGCATCATCGCCCGGCCGAGTTTGGAATTCAGACGATGACAACCCTCGGTCTCCAGGCGCTGCATATTGCTGCTCACCTCGACGAGATAGCATCGATCATTCTGCCGGCATTGAATTCGGGAGTTTGGGTTGTGTTGGATCGCTTCTGGTGGTCCACATGGGTCTACGGCGTCCACGGAGGAGCTGATCGGTCGTGTCTTGGGCTATTGATCGAAGCTGAGAAGCAGGCTTGGGGAAATGTGCGCCCCGCTGCAATCTTTGTTGTTGAACGGCAGAGTGCGCTTCGAGAGGAGCATACCCAACAAGAGTTCGAGTCGTTGGCCTCTCTCTATGCGGAAATCCGGACGCGTGAAGAACACAATCAACCCACCTTTGTAATCGACAACAACGAGCTACAAGCTTCTGTAGCGAAGCTCGTACAAATAGCAGCGACTTTCTTGCAATAG
- a CDS encoding nucleoside triphosphate pyrophosphohydrolase family protein, translating into MTLDEYQDFAAATDPGEISKNPDLSVLLLGLSGETGSLLTLYKKWLRDGDAYQVVEDRLTEEMGDILWYLAAIARQRGISLDRIATANLEKTRSRWLQHGLGPLPDEDRPEKERFPRRFVAELRDTVDEQGKAVMRMTLNGEALGSPLTDNSYERDGYRFHDILHLAFTCMMGWSPVIRALLKVKRKSDAELDEVEDGGRAVAIEEGIAALVFSYATQHSMLANVTTLDWSLLRTCSEMAAGLEISTVPLFTWQQTILTAFDAWRKAIRDGGVRIICDLERRSFLFEQLN; encoded by the coding sequence ATGACGCTCGATGAATACCAGGATTTTGCAGCGGCAACTGACCCAGGCGAGATTTCGAAGAATCCTGATCTCTCTGTCCTCCTGCTAGGTCTTTCTGGTGAGACCGGGTCACTGTTGACCCTTTACAAGAAGTGGTTGCGGGACGGCGACGCCTATCAGGTGGTCGAAGATCGCCTCACCGAAGAAATGGGCGACATCCTTTGGTATCTAGCCGCGATTGCCCGGCAAAGGGGCATATCCCTCGATCGGATTGCAACGGCCAATCTTGAGAAGACACGATCACGTTGGCTGCAGCATGGTCTCGGACCACTCCCCGATGAGGATCGGCCGGAGAAGGAGCGCTTCCCGCGGAGATTCGTTGCGGAGCTTCGCGACACTGTAGACGAACAAGGAAAAGCCGTGATGCGTATGACTCTTAATGGTGAGGCGCTAGGTTCACCCCTTACCGACAATTCATATGAGCGTGACGGTTATCGCTTCCACGACATCCTCCATCTCGCATTCACTTGCATGATGGGCTGGTCGCCCGTGATTCGCGCACTCCTCAAGGTGAAAAGGAAGTCCGACGCCGAATTAGACGAAGTCGAGGATGGGGGTCGAGCGGTCGCCATAGAAGAAGGTATTGCGGCACTTGTTTTTTCCTACGCAACTCAGCACTCCATGCTGGCGAACGTGACAACCCTCGACTGGAGTCTGTTGCGCACGTGCAGCGAGATGGCAGCAGGACTTGAGATCAGCACTGTCCCGCTCTTCACTTGGCAGCAGACTATCTTGACGGCCTTCGATGCTTGGAGAAAGGCCATTCGGGACGGCGGCGTACGAATCATCTGCGATCTCGAAAGGAGAAGCTTTCTATTCGAGCAACTCAATTAG
- a CDS encoding nucleotide kinase domain-containing protein translates to MSMQSELFQESRAGNLLPKRRTVRLNGKSWIVSPVFDAYWAFAAERQGIFYRRVNDVQPFTRDPILKKFKFTNAYRVLDRTSQYLIRDVILQSKPAETEVFFRILLFKLFNKIETWQLLTAELGEPTFDHYRFERYDRVLTRALEAGRRIYSAAYIMPSGGPNAEGKKHRSHLLLLEKMLREEVPRKLSSIRTMSEGFALLRSYPMIGDFLAYQFITDLNYSDLTQFSEMEFVMPGPGALDGLKKCFPQMTPSDAPSLIRAVCEQQEDLQRELGIEPVSLYGRPLQLIDCQNLFCETDKYARVSYPEIVGFSGRTRIKQSFRMTGPIPKPVFPKKWGLAAVPHS, encoded by the coding sequence ATGTCTATGCAGTCTGAGTTGTTTCAAGAATCGAGAGCCGGCAACCTGCTCCCGAAGAGGCGCACCGTCCGACTCAATGGGAAGAGCTGGATAGTCAGCCCCGTGTTCGATGCCTATTGGGCCTTTGCTGCGGAACGTCAAGGAATCTTTTATCGCCGTGTGAACGACGTTCAGCCCTTCACTCGAGATCCCATTCTCAAGAAGTTCAAGTTTACGAACGCTTATCGCGTACTCGATCGGACTAGTCAATACCTGATCCGCGATGTCATTCTCCAGTCGAAACCTGCGGAGACAGAAGTATTTTTTCGGATACTGCTGTTCAAGCTGTTCAACAAGATCGAGACGTGGCAGCTCCTCACCGCTGAGTTGGGTGAACCTACATTCGACCACTACCGCTTCGAACGATACGATCGCGTCCTGACAAGAGCGCTGGAAGCAGGTCGCAGGATTTACTCAGCAGCCTACATCATGCCCTCGGGTGGCCCGAACGCTGAAGGCAAGAAGCATCGCTCTCACCTTCTTTTGCTCGAAAAGATGCTGCGGGAGGAAGTACCAAGAAAATTGAGCTCGATTCGCACCATGAGCGAGGGCTTCGCTTTACTGCGTTCTTACCCGATGATCGGCGACTTCTTGGCGTATCAGTTCATTACGGACCTGAATTATTCAGACCTCACCCAGTTCTCAGAAATGGAGTTCGTTATGCCTGGCCCGGGTGCGCTGGATGGGCTCAAGAAATGCTTCCCGCAGATGACTCCGTCGGATGCCCCTTCGCTAATACGCGCTGTCTGTGAGCAGCAAGAAGACTTGCAGCGCGAACTGGGCATCGAGCCCGTCAGCCTCTATGGGAGACCGCTTCAACTGATTGATTGCCAGAATCTCTTTTGCGAAACAGACAAGTATGCGAGGGTTTCTTACCCAGAGATTGTCGGATTCTCCGGCAGAACACGAATCAAACAATCCTTCCGCATGACAGGCCCGATTCCGAAGCCGGTTTTTCCCAAAAAATGGGGGCTCGCGGCTGTTCCTCACTCCTGA
- the mobF gene encoding MobF family relaxase, with the protein MLDISKPLNAAQAQTYHKLDYTSPTQSYYAQGDQVKGEWQGKLAESMGVSGEVSVLEFSRLTEGQHPVTGEQMVRHRIATEYTNPDGSMTKAVAHRAGWDAMFAPTKSVSLTALVGGDDRIREAHRAAVTVALDELEKYTHARLGGNKPAEQTGKFLAAKFEHDTARPVDGYAAPQLHTHAVIFNVTQRADGTTRALQEQPFFESQNFVTAVYQSELMYRLRSLGYEIEPGESGAPEIKSYSADYLKASSLRRERIKEEMEKRGVSGPEAAEIAARATREKKHTMTPAEVLAAHRELAAEHGNQPQRIVAEARERAQTMSHNPDRVAHAREAVTYARSSLYEREAVLDERLLLRDALRRGMGNTTYPQVRAEFEARQQRGDFLSVEAHKHASSPRFTTPETVAAERANIDFVRVAKNTVQPIMSAEDAQHQAQSRAFLNDSQKRVIEEVLNSPDRIHGLQGRAGSGKTSVLFSIREGAEKSGYSVEGFAPTSRAAAQLREAGIEASTLQSFLARKTEGNDDKQSRHLYMLDESSLASTKQMRDFLQKLQPQDRVLVIGDTAQHQGVDAGRPFQQMQEAGMRTAQLDRIMRQKDPALLKAVEHLAKNETQQGIALLQEQSRITELSNRRDRIAAIAKDYAARPENTLVVSPDNKSRQEINEAIRAELLQTGKLKDDGRTFRTLSHRSDMTGADRTWAARYNVGDVVQYNPGSKELGIERGSFTTVKAVDAKANLLTVERADGEVMAYDPRRLRGVNVFREQEREFATGDRIQFTASLKELKVANRDLATIEGIEDEKMMVRMDGKEKRTITFDTGTVRQLDHGYAVTSHSSQGLTSERVLAHFDTEAPRGLVNTRLAYVAISRASHDAHIYTNDVARLGKRLAADVSKTAAIDLSEPSKKSEVERAVSAFRENDPAMATAILQQDGRVHEYANAEHRLAAVALAYVSQQDRAVVIAPDAAERKELTQLIRDELRQQGRLSSESHQLPVWVEQRFGNPRLAANYVAGDQIHYKAGSAELGVADNSTVTVLSVDAKTNRLAVGSLDGSEVSYNPALMKGVTNQAHVFREEVRDVSEGERIRFTATAQEFGIRKGDFATVEGIGEDHSLTLRSAQGKSVALSEEQARYIDYGYAADRMPQRGVERVIVSGDAAQLAQMQEAFARLAGQTRDLTLYTSDSQRMAQEKTMPGLEVPVAGVQPQIAANISVPVPEVAVEGFSRGR; encoded by the coding sequence ATGCTCGACATCTCCAAACCTCTAAACGCCGCCCAGGCGCAGACGTATCACAAGCTCGATTACACCTCACCGACGCAGAGCTACTACGCCCAGGGCGATCAGGTGAAAGGCGAATGGCAGGGCAAGCTCGCCGAGTCCATGGGCGTCTCCGGTGAAGTCTCCGTACTGGAGTTCTCCCGCCTCACAGAAGGCCAGCATCCGGTGACTGGCGAACAGATGGTGCGCCACCGGATCGCTACCGAATACACAAACCCCGATGGCTCCATGACGAAGGCCGTGGCTCACCGTGCCGGATGGGATGCGATGTTTGCGCCCACAAAGTCTGTTTCGTTGACTGCGCTGGTAGGTGGCGATGACCGCATCCGTGAAGCCCATCGTGCCGCGGTCACCGTGGCCTTGGATGAGTTAGAGAAGTACACGCACGCACGTCTCGGCGGGAATAAACCAGCCGAACAAACGGGCAAGTTCCTGGCCGCGAAGTTTGAGCATGACACCGCCCGGCCAGTCGACGGCTACGCCGCTCCGCAGCTCCATACTCACGCCGTCATCTTCAACGTGACGCAACGTGCGGATGGAACGACACGAGCCTTGCAGGAGCAGCCGTTCTTTGAAAGCCAGAACTTCGTCACGGCGGTCTATCAGTCGGAGTTGATGTACCGGCTGCGCTCGCTGGGATATGAGATCGAGCCTGGAGAGAGCGGTGCTCCCGAAATCAAGTCCTATTCTGCCGATTACCTGAAAGCCTCCAGCCTGCGCCGCGAGAGGATCAAGGAAGAGATGGAAAAGCGTGGCGTATCGGGGCCAGAGGCAGCGGAGATCGCGGCGCGAGCCACTCGTGAGAAGAAGCATACGATGACACCTGCCGAGGTCCTGGCGGCGCATCGGGAGCTTGCCGCAGAGCACGGCAACCAACCACAGCGCATCGTGGCTGAAGCCCGTGAGCGGGCGCAGACGATGAGCCATAACCCCGACCGTGTCGCTCATGCGCGGGAGGCCGTGACCTATGCTCGAAGCAGCTTGTATGAGCGCGAGGCTGTGCTGGACGAGCGCCTTTTGCTCCGTGATGCCTTGCGCCGCGGCATGGGCAACACCACCTATCCCCAGGTCCGCGCCGAGTTCGAAGCGCGGCAGCAGCGCGGCGATTTCCTCTCGGTGGAAGCCCACAAACACGCTTCCAGCCCCCGCTTCACCACGCCAGAAACCGTCGCTGCCGAACGGGCCAATATCGATTTCGTTCGTGTCGCCAAGAACACCGTTCAGCCCATCATGAGTGCCGAAGACGCACAGCATCAGGCACAATCGCGCGCCTTCCTGAATGACTCCCAGAAGCGAGTCATCGAAGAAGTCTTGAACTCGCCCGATCGCATTCACGGCTTGCAGGGGCGGGCTGGCTCAGGCAAGACATCAGTGCTTTTTTCCATCCGGGAGGGAGCCGAGAAAAGCGGGTACTCGGTGGAAGGTTTTGCGCCAACGTCCCGCGCGGCGGCACAACTCCGCGAGGCTGGCATCGAGGCGTCCACATTACAGAGCTTCCTCGCACGGAAGACAGAAGGAAACGACGACAAGCAGTCGCGTCACCTTTACATGCTCGACGAATCGAGCCTTGCCAGTACGAAACAGATGCGCGACTTCCTGCAGAAACTGCAGCCGCAGGACCGTGTGCTGGTCATCGGCGACACCGCCCAACACCAGGGTGTGGATGCCGGTCGCCCGTTCCAGCAGATGCAGGAGGCAGGAATGCGGACCGCCCAGCTTGACCGCATCATGAGACAGAAAGATCCTGCACTCTTGAAGGCCGTCGAGCACCTTGCGAAGAATGAAACGCAGCAAGGTATTGCCTTGCTGCAGGAGCAGAGCCGCATCACCGAGCTGTCGAATCGGCGTGACCGCATCGCTGCCATTGCCAAGGATTACGCCGCCAGGCCGGAGAACACCCTCGTTGTCTCACCAGACAACAAGAGCCGTCAGGAGATCAACGAGGCGATCCGCGCCGAGTTATTGCAGACCGGAAAGCTGAAAGACGATGGCAGGACGTTTCGCACGTTGTCCCATCGTTCCGATATGACCGGAGCCGACCGTACCTGGGCAGCGCGGTACAACGTCGGCGACGTAGTTCAGTACAACCCCGGCAGTAAAGAGCTGGGCATCGAGCGCGGCAGCTTTACTACGGTCAAGGCTGTCGATGCGAAGGCAAATCTACTAACTGTCGAGCGTGCCGATGGAGAGGTCATGGCCTACGATCCTCGCCGCTTGCGTGGTGTCAACGTATTCCGCGAGCAGGAACGTGAATTTGCCACTGGCGACCGCATCCAGTTCACTGCATCGCTGAAAGAGTTGAAGGTCGCCAACCGCGATCTTGCCACCATCGAAGGAATCGAAGACGAAAAGATGATGGTGCGGATGGATGGCAAGGAAAAGCGCACGATCACTTTCGATACCGGGACGGTCCGCCAGCTCGATCATGGCTATGCTGTGACTTCGCATAGCTCTCAGGGGCTTACATCAGAGCGTGTGCTCGCCCATTTCGATACCGAAGCGCCGCGCGGGCTGGTGAACACGCGGCTTGCGTATGTCGCCATCTCGCGTGCGTCGCACGATGCCCACATCTATACCAATGACGTTGCGCGTTTGGGCAAGCGCCTCGCTGCAGATGTCTCGAAGACAGCGGCCATCGACCTCTCAGAGCCCTCGAAGAAGAGCGAGGTTGAGCGTGCCGTCTCCGCCTTCCGCGAGAATGATCCCGCCATGGCTACGGCCATCCTCCAACAGGACGGACGTGTCCATGAGTACGCCAACGCAGAACATCGCTTAGCCGCAGTCGCGCTGGCTTACGTTTCACAGCAAGATCGTGCCGTGGTCATTGCGCCGGATGCCGCCGAACGGAAGGAGCTGACGCAGCTCATCCGTGATGAATTGCGTCAGCAAGGACGGCTATCCAGCGAAAGCCATCAGCTCCCCGTGTGGGTCGAACAGCGGTTTGGCAATCCTCGTCTCGCGGCCAACTACGTCGCTGGGGATCAGATCCATTACAAGGCAGGGAGTGCCGAACTCGGCGTCGCGGACAACAGCACCGTTACTGTGCTCTCCGTTGATGCGAAAACCAACCGGCTCGCCGTAGGGTCATTGGATGGAAGCGAAGTCAGCTACAACCCGGCTTTGATGAAAGGCGTGACCAACCAGGCGCATGTCTTCCGGGAAGAGGTACGGGATGTTTCGGAAGGTGAGCGCATCCGCTTCACCGCGACGGCGCAGGAGTTTGGCATTCGCAAAGGCGACTTCGCCACTGTCGAAGGCATTGGAGAGGATCATTCGTTGACTCTGCGTAGCGCTCAGGGCAAGTCTGTGGCGCTCTCCGAAGAGCAGGCCCGCTACATCGACTATGGCTACGCTGCCGACCGGATGCCGCAGCGTGGCGTCGAGCGTGTCATCGTCAGTGGCGACGCGGCACAACTCGCGCAGATGCAGGAGGCCTTTGCGCGGCTCGCCGGACAAACCCGCGACCTCACCCTCTATACATCGGACAGCCAACGCATGGCTCAGGAAAAGACCATGCCTGGACTTGAAGTTCCCGTTGCGGGGGTGCAACCGCAAATAGCCGCCAACATCTCTGTCCCGGTGCCGGAGGTTGCCGTGGAAGGATTCAGCCGTGGGCGTTGA
- a CDS encoding type IV secretion system DNA-binding domain-containing protein encodes MATQWGRKETIIWPPHVPLMSYCAIAAAFLLTLFFAWERYAFQFPPLQKAYMTDYVRAGVGSTFHAHGSYRLLYLGGLKAKPRLALPIDFAEGEMRLPDGKQMPFALAGLAQAQGYRFPFRGPVAKLADASMYRWLRGAIFDRKSPWQMFVVSFLEGGLCLVLLLALAVPKDIRRFKEMKYGRVLRGPRMLDPNEFNKAQKGDGLGFKTTESGRMMRIPLHKEAQHLQLMGDTGVGKTQLIMQCLRQIRGRGDSAIVYDPACEYIQRFYDAHRGDIVLNPLDARCPYWGPAQELESEDEAYAIATSLYAPKTDKVDEFFHETPAQIFAHLLKRGPTPHQLAAWMSSDTELMKMVDGTEMAFYIDRKAGPQRAGVLSSLGLVAKSFRMLPERDEKRAVWNARTWSKTRQGWIFITSRPPERDTLRPLHSLWIDLLVMRLLTAPQPGQKPVWFVIDELASLQRLPQLHTAITENRKSKNPLILGFQGKAQLEVIYGHLAEVMLSQPATKIFMKTAEPKAAEWISEAIGKVESERLKETKFDGTRSGHNFTVERQIEPLVMGSEISGLDDRHAYLKLGNSVARFAFDYMDLPTPTPGFLPRKTAGGLRFNPDTLEQNPTGPTPEQEPQEQEDTPSATESDGPHDKERAPIAWPTPAAVQQAEELTPTPSEDEELGEEQALGPALIRET; translated from the coding sequence ATGGCAACACAGTGGGGTAGAAAAGAGACGATCATCTGGCCGCCGCACGTTCCGCTGATGAGCTATTGCGCCATTGCGGCAGCGTTCTTGCTGACGCTGTTCTTTGCCTGGGAGCGGTACGCGTTTCAATTTCCGCCACTGCAGAAGGCATACATGACCGATTATGTCCGCGCGGGTGTTGGTAGCACTTTCCATGCGCATGGGAGCTACCGCCTTCTGTACCTCGGCGGTTTGAAAGCCAAGCCTCGTCTTGCTCTGCCCATCGACTTTGCCGAAGGAGAGATGAGGTTGCCTGATGGCAAGCAGATGCCGTTCGCACTGGCGGGACTTGCTCAGGCGCAGGGCTATCGTTTCCCGTTCCGTGGCCCCGTCGCGAAGTTGGCTGACGCCTCTATGTATCGCTGGCTGCGTGGCGCCATTTTTGATCGCAAGAGCCCTTGGCAGATGTTCGTCGTGAGCTTCTTGGAAGGTGGGCTTTGCCTCGTATTGTTGCTTGCTTTGGCGGTTCCGAAAGACATTCGGCGTTTCAAAGAAATGAAGTATGGCCGCGTCCTTCGCGGTCCTCGCATGCTCGATCCGAACGAGTTCAACAAGGCGCAGAAGGGCGACGGCCTGGGCTTTAAGACCACGGAATCCGGTCGCATGATGCGGATTCCACTCCATAAGGAAGCGCAGCATCTCCAACTCATGGGCGATACAGGAGTTGGCAAGACGCAGCTCATCATGCAGTGCCTTCGCCAGATCAGAGGCCGGGGTGATTCTGCCATCGTTTATGACCCGGCATGTGAATACATTCAACGGTTCTACGACGCTCACCGCGGGGATATCGTCCTCAATCCACTCGATGCCCGATGCCCTTATTGGGGCCCTGCGCAAGAGCTGGAATCCGAAGATGAAGCCTACGCCATTGCCACGTCTCTGTATGCACCGAAGACCGATAAGGTCGATGAGTTCTTCCACGAAACGCCTGCACAAATCTTTGCTCATCTGCTGAAGCGCGGCCCGACGCCACATCAACTTGCTGCTTGGATGTCGAGCGATACAGAGCTAATGAAGATGGTGGATGGTACAGAAATGGCTTTCTATATAGACAGGAAGGCCGGCCCTCAGCGAGCGGGTGTTCTGTCATCCCTTGGATTGGTCGCCAAGTCGTTTCGTATGCTGCCAGAGCGCGACGAAAAACGCGCTGTCTGGAACGCGCGTACCTGGTCAAAGACACGTCAGGGATGGATCTTCATTACCTCCCGTCCACCGGAACGAGACACCCTGCGTCCCTTGCATTCACTGTGGATTGATTTGCTGGTGATGCGACTTCTGACGGCGCCGCAGCCCGGACAAAAGCCGGTATGGTTTGTCATTGATGAGCTGGCCAGCTTGCAACGATTGCCTCAACTTCATACGGCCATCACGGAGAACAGGAAGTCGAAGAACCCGCTCATCCTTGGCTTTCAGGGGAAGGCACAGCTTGAGGTCATCTATGGCCATCTGGCGGAGGTGATGCTCTCGCAACCCGCCACCAAGATCTTCATGAAGACAGCAGAGCCGAAGGCCGCCGAATGGATATCAGAAGCCATTGGAAAGGTCGAAAGTGAGCGGCTGAAGGAGACGAAGTTCGACGGCACGCGCTCCGGCCACAACTTCACTGTCGAGCGTCAGATCGAACCCTTGGTCATGGGTTCCGAGATATCCGGTCTCGATGACAGACACGCCTATCTTAAGCTGGGCAACAGCGTGGCGCGGTTCGCCTTCGACTACATGGACCTGCCGACCCCGACGCCGGGTTTTCTGCCACGGAAGACGGCAGGAGGACTCCGCTTTAATCCGGATACGTTGGAGCAAAACCCGACAGGGCCCACACCAGAACAAGAACCACAGGAGCAGGAAGACACGCCTTCGGCGACCGAAAGCGATGGACCGCATGATAAGGAACGTGCCCCGATCGCGTGGCCTACTCCCGCCGCCGTGCAGCAGGCAGAAGAGCTAACACCTACGCCGTCAGAGGATGAGGAACTTGGAGAAGAACAGGCATTAGGCCCCGCCCTCATCCGGGAGACGTAG
- a CDS encoding plasmid mobilization protein, with the protein MNALQRTIAPIESRLARSIGRAGRDRMANARVTQAEQQELQEAARRCGQSLSEWSRDTLLREARRGSGDAVFTELIATRMLLVNLLKPLALGEKVSAAWITEAMTMVRKEKHKAAQEVMQQYTQQAGKETSDGNTVG; encoded by the coding sequence ATGAATGCGCTTCAGAGAACCATCGCGCCTATCGAGAGCAGGCTTGCTCGGTCTATCGGACGCGCAGGGCGCGACCGCATGGCGAACGCGCGTGTTACCCAGGCGGAGCAACAGGAACTACAGGAGGCCGCTCGGCGTTGCGGACAATCACTCAGCGAATGGTCGCGGGACACACTCCTACGCGAGGCCCGCCGCGGTTCTGGTGATGCCGTCTTCACCGAACTGATCGCCACCCGAATGCTGCTTGTGAACCTTCTCAAACCGCTCGCACTTGGTGAGAAGGTCTCCGCCGCGTGGATCACCGAGGCCATGACGATGGTTCGGAAGGAGAAGCACAAGGCCGCGCAGGAGGTCATGCAGCAGTACACCCAGCAAGCCGGAAAGGAGACATCCGATGGCAACACAGTGGGGTAG